CAAAACCGCCCACGCCAAACACACCGCGCACCTACCGTTGCGCCCCGGCACCAACGTGGCCTTTATTAACGCCATGGCCCACACCATTATCGAAGAAGGCTTAGAAGATAAAGCCTTTATTGCTGAGCGCTGCGAAGGCCCAGCCTTTGAAGAGTGGAAGGCGTTCATCATGGAGGCCAAAAACTCACCCGAGGCCAGCGCCGACATTACCGGCATTAACGCCGCCAAACTGCGCCAGGCCGCCCGCGATTATGCCAACGCCCGCAACGGTGCCATTTACTATGGCCTAGGCGTAACCGAACACAGCCAAGGCTCCACCATGGTGATGGGCATAGCCAACCTCGCCATGCTTACCGGCAACATAGGCCGCGAAGGCGTGGGGGTAAACCCACTGCGCGGCCAAAACAATGTGCAGGGCTCTTGCGATATGGGCTCGTTCCCCCACGAGCTGCCCGGTTACCGCTCGGTGAGCGACGATGCCGTGCGCGGCAGCTTTGAACAAGCCTGGGGCGTAACCCTGCAAGCCGAACCCGGTTTTCGCATTACCAATATGCTCAATGAAGCCGTGGCCGGTAACTACAAAGGCCTGTATTGCCAAGGTGAAGATATCGCCCAGTCCGACCCCAACACCCATCACGTTGAGGCCGCGCTGCGCAATTTGGAATGCCTAATCGTGCAAGACATCTTCTTAAACGAAACCGCCAAGTTCGCTCACGTGTTTTTACCCGGCTCATCGTTTTTAGAAAAAGACGGTACCTTCACCAATGCCGAGCGCCGCATCTCACCCGTGCGCAAAGTCATGAAGCCCTTAGGCGGTTTGGCCGACTGGGAAGCCACCGTGTTGCTATCCAACGCCCTGGGCTACCCTATGAGCTACGCTCACCCATCAGAAATTATGGATGAGATAGCCAGCCTGACCCCCAGCTTCGCCGGCGTAAACTACCAACGCTTAGATGAAGAAGGCTCTATACAGTGGCCCTGTAATGACGCAAGCCCCAACGGCACACCCATCATGCACACCGATGAGTTTACCCGCGGCAAAGGTTTATTTATTAACACCGAGTACGTGCCCACCACCGAAAAAGTCACTAGGCGCTTTCCGCTGCTACTCACCACGGGCCGCATCTTGTCGCACTATAATGTGGGCGCACAAACTCGCCGCACCGACAATGTGGCCTGGCATACGCAGGATATTTTAGAGCTACACCCGCACGACGCCGAAGACCGCGGCATACGCGATGGCGACAAAGTAGAAATCGCCAGCCGCGCCGGTAAAACCGCGCTCACCGCAAAAATATCGGAACGCATGCAGCCGGGTGTGGTATACACCACCTTTCACCACCCAGAAAGTGGTGCCAACGTGATTACCACCGACAACTCCGACTGGGCCACTAACTGCCCCGAGTATAAGGTAACGGCGGTGCAGCTCACTAAGGTGACGCAAAAATCACAATGGCAACAAGAGTTTGAAGAGTTCACTGAAAAACAGTTAAACTTTTTAGACCAACGCATAGCCAGCAACAGCGACGAGAGCCTTAAAAGCTAATGCCCGACTCTAGCGACAACAACGCCAACGATAAAACCCAGACTATCCGCGGCGCTGTTACTCGCCCAGTTACGCCATGGCCAGAGCTACAACAGCAAGACGACTGGGTGATAGAAGAAGTGCCCGTCGCCCTAGCCTACAACGGCATCTCCCATGTGGTGATGATGGCCTCGCCCATATTGCTCAAAGAATTTGCCCTAGGCTTTAGTTTTAGCGAAGGCATAATCAATAGCGCCGCGGATATTTACGACTGCGACATACAGCAACACACTAACGGCATAGAGATTAAGCTAGAGATTAGCCAACACTGCTTTAGCGCCTTAAAAAATCGGCAACGACAACTCAGTGGCAAAACCGGCTGCGGTATTTGCGGATTGGAATCACTGCAAATGCTAGAGCGCAGCTTTAAGCCCATACACAGCGAGCTACAGTTTCAACACCGCAGCTTACAAAAAGCCATTAGCAGCCTAAAACAAAAACAACCCCTGCAAACGCTCACCGGCGCCGTGCACGCCGCCGCCTGGTGCGACCCACAAGGCAACATACTACACATCGCGGAAGACGTAGGCCGCCACAACGCTTTAGACAAACTGATAGGTATTTTACTAGAGCAACAAATAGATAGCCGACTAGGTTTTATCAGCATCTCTAGCCGAGTCAGTTTTGAAATGGCGCAAAAAACCATCGCCATAGGTGCGCCTTTATTAGTCGGCGCTTCCGCCGCCACCTCGCTAGCTTTAAGCGAAGCCGATAAATATGGTTTGTGTGTGGTAGGTTTTGCTAGGCCCGGTAGGCAGGTGGTTTATAGCCAATTGGATAGAGTGGTTGAGGGTTGAGGGTTGAGATCCTAGCTTTAACCCGCAGTTACATTCTTTAAATATACCCGGCAAAAAATATCTCCCCTTAACCCCCCCTAAAATAAGAATAAGACACCCACTTTAAGAATCCAAAAAATATAACAAATTTGGGCAAGTTCGCCCTTCGGGCTGGACAATCGGCTGCGCCGCTTGCCCCTGCCAAAAGCGTCATGCTTTTTTGTGCAGTTAAGGGCATGTCATATCGATCTCAGCTTGGAATTCCACTGACTCTAAGAAAAAGGTAGACTGATACAAGTTTCGGTTTCATAAATAGAGGAGACAATGCAATGCTGAGTCACGTAATGATTGGTTCAAACAATATTGAGAAAACAAAGGATTTTTACAATGCTACCCTTGGGGTTCTAGGTGCTGGAGATCCCATGGAGCACGTGAATGATACAGGGCAGACTCGCCTTTTCTACATTCATGAAGACTCTACCTTTTGCATAAGCGAACCGATTAATGGAGAGCCTGTCAGTATCGCTAATGGCTCCACGATTGGATTTGCCTGCAATTCTCCAGAGCAAGTGAAAGAGTTTCACGATGTTGCTGTAGCAAATGGTGGCACTAGCGTGGAAGAATCTCCAGGTCCACGTGAAGGCACGATGGGCGTTATGTACCTATGCTACTTTTTGGACCCAGACGGTCATAAGATATGCGGTATTTACCGACCAAGCTGAGTTTGACGAAGCGATATTTCACATCATTCCAATTCAGCGCATAACAAATAAAGGCATTGGACGTAGCAAAAGCTGCGCCCATGCCTTAAGCGCTATGCCCCACCCATAATTACCGGCTAACCACATGTCAACAAACGTCACTTTTAGACCATACTCTCCCACCGGTAAGTTGACCTGCCTAGGCCTCTTTGACGCGAATTGCCCGGAGTTCTTCGCACCAAATGAACGGCTCGACTATATGAGC
Above is a window of Dasania marina DSM 21967 DNA encoding:
- a CDS encoding VOC family protein, producing the protein MLSHVMIGSNNIEKTKDFYNATLGVLGAGDPMEHVNDTGQTRLFYIHEDSTFCISEPINGEPVSIANGSTIGFACNSPEQVKEFHDVAVANGGTSVEESPGPREGTMGVMYLCYFLDPDGHKICGIYRPS
- the fdhD gene encoding formate dehydrogenase accessory sulfurtransferase FdhD, whose protein sequence is MPDSSDNNANDKTQTIRGAVTRPVTPWPELQQQDDWVIEEVPVALAYNGISHVVMMASPILLKEFALGFSFSEGIINSAADIYDCDIQQHTNGIEIKLEISQHCFSALKNRQRQLSGKTGCGICGLESLQMLERSFKPIHSELQFQHRSLQKAISSLKQKQPLQTLTGAVHAAAWCDPQGNILHIAEDVGRHNALDKLIGILLEQQIDSRLGFISISSRVSFEMAQKTIAIGAPLLVGASAATSLALSEADKYGLCVVGFARPGRQVVYSQLDRVVEG
- the fdhF gene encoding formate dehydrogenase subunit alpha, which gives rise to MLNHWTPNSENRDRWSPKDLDINKDYGTPAPFPEYSEEYASLKPVTLTIDGQEVTVPEGTSVMRAAAMSEIHIPKLCATDSLDAFGSCRICLVEIEGRRGYPASCTTPVEAGMQVLTQTGKLAKLRKNVMELYISDHPLDCLTCPANGDCELQDMAGTVGLRDVRYGFEGENHLDAEKDKSNPYFTFDASKCIVCSRCVRACEEVQGTFALTIDGRGFDSKVAAGQDEDFMDSDCVSCGACVQACPTATLMDNSIIDQGQPEHSVITTCAYCGVGCAFKADMKGDQVVRMTPYKGGAANRGHSCVKGRFAFGYATHGDRVTEPMIRDHIDQPWRTVSWQEAVDFAAQRIRGIQSKYGQNSVGGITSSRCTNEETYLVQKLVRAAFGNNNVDTCARVCHSPTGYGLKQTLGESAGTQTFDSVEKADVIMVIGANPTDGHPVFGSRLRRRLREGASLIVADPREIDALKTAHAKHTAHLPLRPGTNVAFINAMAHTIIEEGLEDKAFIAERCEGPAFEEWKAFIMEAKNSPEASADITGINAAKLRQAARDYANARNGAIYYGLGVTEHSQGSTMVMGIANLAMLTGNIGREGVGVNPLRGQNNVQGSCDMGSFPHELPGYRSVSDDAVRGSFEQAWGVTLQAEPGFRITNMLNEAVAGNYKGLYCQGEDIAQSDPNTHHVEAALRNLECLIVQDIFLNETAKFAHVFLPGSSFLEKDGTFTNAERRISPVRKVMKPLGGLADWEATVLLSNALGYPMSYAHPSEIMDEIASLTPSFAGVNYQRLDEEGSIQWPCNDASPNGTPIMHTDEFTRGKGLFINTEYVPTTEKVTRRFPLLLTTGRILSHYNVGAQTRRTDNVAWHTQDILELHPHDAEDRGIRDGDKVEIASRAGKTALTAKISERMQPGVVYTTFHHPESGANVITTDNSDWATNCPEYKVTAVQLTKVTQKSQWQQEFEEFTEKQLNFLDQRIASNSDESLKS